A section of the Castanea sativa cultivar Marrone di Chiusa Pesio chromosome 12, ASM4071231v1 genome encodes:
- the LOC142619579 gene encoding disease resistance protein RPM1-like — protein sequence MDQAVVELLTENIISILSNEASLLWGARDAIEDIKDELISMRSFLADADRKGVGSEGERTWVANVRDMAFDVEDIIDNFMYHMNRQRIGGRSSWILHHTIYFPRNLWMRHQTATNIQKINGKIKGAIPERNQRYGIDRIEGTSSKDNQKWVVRHAESSLFFKEDELVGIEKKRQLIMDWLMDGEPHLTVISIVGMGGSGKTTLAANIYNNEDVKKHFDCCAWITISQAYELEDVLRSLIKEFHESRKETNPADLNSMNYRLLVKTLVNYLEKKRYLLVLDDVWDTNLLDEIKVSLRDSCFGSRIILTTRKEDDVACHQMGGKHHIHKMELLLMEEAWELFCKKAFSSSPNGSCPPELKSFAQELVGKCDGLPLAIAALGSLMYSKNMSEWNEIYNSLNWSLSKNPKLEAVKSILLLSFNDLPYQLKHCFLYCSLFPEDHEIRRKRLIKLWMAEGFVEQDKRSMPEEVAESYLLELIFRSMLQVVERNEFGRPKRCKMHDILRELALSISEREKIGVVHVGREEMTDCEARRISIHKTDGEVKSFTSMSKLRSFLVFNKMLKTLPFGIKMLRVLDLEDAPIDELPDEVFKLFNLRYLNLRGTLLKKLPNSIGRLLNLQTLDIRDTQIKALPHGIGKLQSLRHLILHQFTRNWNDFKYITGPRTPSNICRLKNLQAVTYLEIKGDLLKQIRSMTQLTTIGLTNVKAADEMDLCDSIHNMKLMRYLCVMVTNAEETLRMDALSSPPTNLQKLVLAGKLEKVPLWFHSLQSLTYLYLHWSRLEEDLLPQIADLPQLRHLDLINAYVGKQLCFNTGFLNLTSLGIRNFPQLNEIIIEKGVMPNLKSLDIISCMQLNTVPKGIEYLQNLQQLLLESVSMELQNRIEGEGSVDFPKVQHIPNIYIY from the coding sequence ATGGATCAGGCTGTAGTGGAACTCTTGACTGAAAATATCATTTCAATCCTTTCAAATGAAGCGTCTTTGTTATGGGGGGCTCGTGATGCAATTGAGGATATCAAAGATGAGTTGATAAGCATGCGATCGTTCTTAGCAGATGCTGATAGGAAGGGAGTAGGGAGTGAAGGTGAGAGAACTTGGGTGGCAAATGTGAGAGACATGGCGTTTGATGTTGAAGACATTATTGACAACTTCATGTATCACATGAATCGCCAACGAATTGGGGGTCGATCTTCCTGGATCCTTCACCACACCATTTACTTTCCAAGAAATCTCTGGATGAGGCATCAAACAGCCACcaatatacaaaaaattaatgggAAAATCAAGGGCGCCATACCAGAGAGAAACCAAAGATATGGTATTGATCGTATAGAGGGAACTAGTTCTAAAGATAATCAGAAATGGGTGGTGCGTCATGCTGaatcatctcttttttttaaagaagacgAACTTGTAGGgattgaaaagaaaaggcaattgaTAATGGATTGGTTGATGGATGGAGAACCACATCTGACTGTCATTTCGATAGTTGGGATGGGAGGTTCAGGCAAGACCACACTAGCTGCCAACATCTACAACAATGAAGATGTAAAGAAACATTTTGACTGTTGTGCATGGATCACAATTTCCCAAGCATATGAATTAGAAGACGTATTAAGGAGCTTGATTAAGGAATTCCACGAGTCAAGGAAGGAAACAAATCCAGCAGACTTGAATTCCATGAACTACAGACTGTTAGTAAAAACACTGGTGAATTATTTAGAGAAGAAAAGGTATCTACTTGTCCTAGATGATGTTTGGGACACAAACCTCTTAGATGAAATAAAGGTATCACTTCGAGATAGTTGTTTTGGGAGTAGAATCATCCTTACAACTCGAAAAGAAGATGATGTAGCTTGCCATCAAATGGGAGGTAAACATCACATTCATAAAATGGAATTGTTGCTAATGGAAGAGGCTTGGGAACTCTTTTGCAAGAAAGCATTCTCAAGCAGTCCTAATGGAAGTTGTCCACCGGAGCTTAAATCTTTTGCTCAGGAACTTGTGGGAAAATGTGATGGCCTACCTCTAGCAATTGCGGCTTTGGGCAGTCTTATGTACTCCAAGAATATGTCTGAGTGGAACGAAATTTACAACAGCTTGAATTGGAGTCTAAGTAAAAATCCTAAGCTAGAAGCAGTGAAGAGCATTTTGTTGCTTAGTTTCAACGATTTACCATATCAATTGAAGCATTGTTTCCTATATTGCTCTCTTTTCCCAGAAGATCATGAGATTCGAAGAAAGAGGCTCATAAAGCTATGGATGGCAGAAGGATTTGTAGAACAAGATAAAAGGTCCATGCCAGAGGAAGTAGCAGAGAGCTATCTATTAGAACTCATTTTTCGAAGCATGCTTCAAGTTGTAGAAAGGAATGAATTTGGAAGGCCAAAGAGATGTAAAATGCATGATATTCTGCGGGAGCTTGCTCTATCaatatcagagagagagaagattggTGTTGTACATGttggaagagaagaaatgaCAGATTGCGAAGCACGCCGCATTTCAATTCACAAAACTGATGGAGAAGTCAAATCATTTACAAGTATGTCAAAGCTCcgttcttttcttgtttttaacaaGATGTTGAAAACATTGCCTTTTGGAATTAAAATGTTAAGGGTTCTAGATTTGGAGGATGCTCCCATTGATGAATTGCCTGATGAAGTATTCAAATTATTCAACTTaagatatttgaatttaagGGGAACTTTACTTAAGAAACTCCCAAATTCCATAGGGAGGCTCCTTAATCTTCAAACCTTGGACATTAGGGACACACAAATAAAGGCCCTTCCTCATGGAATTGGAAAGTTGCAAAGCTTGAGACATCTAATTCTACACCAATTCACTAGAAATTGGAatgattttaaatatattactGGGCCACGAACACCATCAAATATCTGTagattaaaaaatttgcaagctGTAACATATTTAGAAATAAAAGGTGACTTGTTGAAACAGATTCGGAGCATGACTCAGCTTACCACGATCGGTCTTACAAATGTGAAAGCAGCAGATGAGATGGACTTATGTGATTCAATTCATAACATGAAGCTTATGCGCTACTTGTGTGTCATGGTAACAAATGCGGAGGAAACCCTCCGTATGGATGCACTTTCATCTCCTCCTACCAACCTTCAAAAGCTTGTTTTGGCTGGAAAACTAGAAAAGGTGCCACTGTGGTTTCATTCACTTCAAAGCCTCACATATTTGTATCTGCATTGGTCGAGACTGGAAGAAGATTTACTCCCTCAAATTGCTGATTTGCCCCAATTGAGACATCTTGACCTTATTAATGCCTATGTTGGAAAACAGCTATGTTTCAATACAGGCTTTCTTAACCTTACAAGTTTGGGTATTCGTAATTTCCCTCAATTGAATGAGATAATAATAGAAAAGGGGGTGATGCCCAATCTGAAATCCCTAGATATTATCAGCTGTATGCAGTTAAACACAGTGCCTAAGGGCATTGAATACCTTCAAAATCTCCAACAACTGCTTTTGGAATCTGTCTCAATGGAACTTCAAAATCGCATTGAAGGAGAAGGAAGCGTGGATTTTCCAAAGGTGCAGCACATCCCAAATATCTACATCTATTAG
- the LOC142619425 gene encoding disease resistance protein RPM1-like, with product MDQAVVKLLTDNIISILSTEAPLLWGTRDAIEDIKDELISMQLFLVDADRKGVGSEGEKNWVANVRDMAYDVEDIIDKFMYHMDRQRIGGRSSWILHHTMYFPRNLWMRHQTATKIQKINGKIKGAIPERNQRYGIDRIEGTSSKDNQKWVVRHAESSLFFKEDELVGIEKKRKLIMDWLMDGEPHLTVISIVGMGGSGKTTLAANIYNNEDVKKHFDCCAWITISQAYELEDILRSLIKEFHESRKETNPADLNSMNYRLLVKPLVNYLEKKRYLLVLDDVWDTSLLDEIKVSLRDSCFGSRIILTTRKEDDVACHQMGGKHHIHKMELLLTEEAWELFCKKAFSSSPNRSCPPELKSFAQELVGKCDGLPLAIAALGSLMYSKNMSEWNEIYNSLNWSLSKNPKLEAVKSILLLSFNDLPYQLKHCFLYCSLFPKDHKIRRKRLIKLWMAEGFVEKVEGSTLEEVANSYLLKLTFRSLLQVVDRNEFGRPRRCKMHDLLRELALSISEREKIGVVHVGREEMTDCEARRISIHKIDGEVKSFTSMSKLRSFLVFNKMLKTLPFGSKMLRVLDLEDAPIDDLPDELFKLFNLRYLNLRGTLVKELPKSVGRLQNLQTLDIRDTKLEVLPCEIGELKNLWHLILHQFTGNLYDFKFVIGPRTPSNICRLKNLQAVTYLEIKGDLLKQIRSMTQLTSIVLSNVKAADEMDLCDSIHNMKLMRTLRIVVTNAEETLRMDALSSPPTNLQKLLLAGKLEKVPQWFHSLRSLTYLHLRWSRLEEDLLPHIAALPHLGSLALTNAYVGKQLCFSTGFLQLTSLRICNFPQLNEIIIEKGVMPNLKSLYIISCMQLNAVPKGIEYLQNLQELLLESVLMELQNRIEREGSVDFPKVQHIPNIYICKFSLSSTSATKVYLNLEIPEVVEIIDRYRIQIEVFDLTDKTTFVIFDRDAEKILNKSAKNLAEKQTKIPMQNLSDNKSAGTNFVRSSQESSSVISSMINTNDATKGENDKTSQIEQIDQTSNVEDEETNDDNIPLNMLYKRRHTSKNKAFKKQKNKILQ from the exons ATGGATCAGGCTGTAGTGAAACTCTTGACTGACAAtatcatttcaattctttcaactGAAGCACCATTGTTATGGGGGACTCGTGACGCAATTGAAGATATCAAGGATGAGTTGATAAGCATGCAATTGTTCTTAGTAGATGCTGATAGAAAGGGAGTAGGGAGTGAAGGAGAGAAAAATTGGGTGGCAAATGTGAGAGACATGGCGTATGATGTTGAAGACATTATTGATAAGTTCATGTATCACATGGATCGCCAACGAATTGGGGGTCGATCTTCCTGGATCCTTCACCACACCATGTACTTTCCAAGAAATCTCTGGATGAGGCATCAAACAGCCACCaagatacaaaaaattaatgggAAAATCAAGGGCGCCATACCAGAGAGAAACCAAAGATATGGTATTGATCGTATAGAGGGAACTAGTTCTAAAGACAATCAGAAATGGGTGGTGCGTCATGCTGaatcatctcttttttttaaagaagacgAACTTGTAGggattgaaaagaaaaggaaattgatAATGGATTGGTTGATGGATGGAGAACCACATCTGACTGTCATTTCGATAGTTGGGATGGGAGGTTCAGGCAAGACCACACTAGCTGCCAACATCTACAACAATGAAGATGTAAAGAAACATTTTGACTGTTGTGCATGGATCACAATTTCCCAAGCATATGAATTAGAAGACATATTGAGGAGCTTGATTAAGGAATTCCACGAGTCAAGGAAGGAAACAAATCCAGCAGACTTGAATTCCATGAACTACAGACTGTTAGTAAAACCACTGGTGaattatttagagaaaaaaaggtATCTACTTGTCCTAGATGATGTTTGGGACACAAGCCTCTTAGATGAAATAAAGGTATCACTTCGAGATAGTTGTTTTGGGAGTAGAATCATCCTTACAACTCGAAAAGAAGATGATGTAGCTTGCCATCAAATGGGAGGTAAACATCACATTCATAAAATGGAATTGTTGCTAACGGAAGAGGCTTGGGAACTCTTTTGCAAGAAAGCATTCTCAAGCAGTCCTAATAGAAGTTGTCCACCGGAGCTTAAATCTTTTGCTCAGGAACTTGTGGGAAAATGTGATGGCCTACCTCTAGCAATTGCGGCTTTGGGCAGTCTTATGTACTCCAAGAATATGTCTGAGTGGAACGAAATTTACAACAGCTTGAATTGGAGTCTAAGTAAAAATCCTAAGCTAGAAGCAGTGAAGAGCATTTTGTTGCTTAGTTTCAACGATTTACCATATCAATTGAAGCATTGTTTCTTGTATTGCTCCCTTTTCCCAAAAGATCATAAGATTCGAAGAAAAAGGCTCATTAAGCTATGGATGGCAGAAGGCTTTGTAGAAAAAGTTGAAGGGTCCACTCTAGAAGAAGTAGCAAATAGCTATCTATTAAAACTCACTTTCAGGAGTTTGCTTCAAGTTGTAGATAGGAATGAATTTGGAAGGCCAAGGAGATGTAAAATGCATGATCTTCTGCGGGAGCTTGCTCTATCaatatcagagagagagaagattggTGTTGTACATGttggaagagaagaaatgaCAGATTGCGAAGCACGCCGCATTTCAATTCACAAAATTGATGGAGAAGTCAAATCATTTACAAGTATGTCAAAGCTCcgttcttttcttgtttttaacaaGATGTTGAAAACATTGCCTTTTGGAAGTAAAATGTTAAGGGTCCTAGATTTGGAAGATGCCCCCATTGATGACTTGCCTGATGAACTATTCAAATTATTTAACTTaagatatttgaatttaagGGGAACTTTAGTTAAGGAGCTTCCAAAATCTGTAGGGCGGCTCCAAAACCTTCAAACCTTGGACATTCGAGACACAAAACTAGAGGTCCTTCCTTGTGAAATAGGAGAGTTGAAAAACTTGTGGCATCTAATTCTACACCAATTCACTGGAAATTTGTatgatttcaaatttgttaTTGGGCCGCGAACACCATCAAATATCTGTagattaaaaaatttgcaagctGTGACATATTTAGAAATAAAAGGTGACTTGTTGAAACAGATTCGGAGCATGACTCAGCTTACCTCGATCGTTCTTTCAAATGTGAAAGCAGCAGATGAGATGGACTTATGTGATTCAATTCATAACATGAAGCTTATGCGCACCTTGCGTATTGTGGTTACAAATGCGGAGGAAACCCTTCGTATGGATGCACTTTCATCTCCTCCTACCAACCTTCAAAAGCTTCTTTTGGCTGGAAAACTAGAAAAGGTGCCACAGTGGTTTCATTCACTTCGAAGCCTCACATATTTGCATCTGCGTTGGTCGAGATTGGAAGAAGATTTACTCCCTCACATCGCTGCTTTGCCCCATTTGGGAAGTCTTGCACTTACTAATGCCTATGTTGGAAAACAGCTATGTTTCAGTACAGGCTTTCTTCAGCTTACAAGTTTAAGAATTTGTAATTTCCCTCAATTGAATGAGATAATAATAGAAAAGGGGGTGATGCCCAATCTAAAATCCCTATATATTATCAGCTGTATGCAGTTAAACGCAGTGCCCAAGGGCATTGAATACCTTCAAAATCTCCAAGAACTGCTTTTGGAATCTGTCTTAATGGAACTTCAAAATCGCATTGAAAGAGAAGGAAGCGTGGATTTTCCAAAGGTGCAACACATCCCAAATATCTACATTT GCAAATTCTCTTTGTCATCAACAAGTGCAACAAAAGTATATCTAAATCTTGAGATTCCCGAGGTTGTTGAAATAATTGACAg ATACaggattcaaattgaagtttttgatttAACTGACAAGACAACTTTTGTCATATTTGATCGAGATGCtgagaaaatcctaaataaatctGCAAAAAATCTTGCTGAAAAACAAACTAag ATACCTATGCAAAATCTTAGCGACAACAAATCTGCCGGCACAAACTTTGTAAGATCCAGCCAAGAATCTTCCAGTGTCATTTCATCAATGATcaacacaaatgatgcaacaaaaggagaaaatgataaaacCTCACAAATTGAACAAATAGACCAAACTTCAAacgttgaagatgaagaaacaaATGATGATAACATACCCCTCAACATGCTTTACAAGCGTCGAcatacttcaaaaaacaaagcattcaagaaacaaaaaaacaagattttgcAATAA